A genomic window from Phoenix dactylifera cultivar Barhee BC4 unplaced genomic scaffold, palm_55x_up_171113_PBpolish2nd_filt_p 000616F, whole genome shotgun sequence includes:
- the LOC103723698 gene encoding PHD finger protein ING1-like isoform X2, producing the protein MWHCVCQSMPVTTAPGNDLFSDIGFESLPALLQRNYGLMRDLDKSLQGVQRQNEQRCEQEIEDIRLGVESGNITPDTSLIRFSDEALDEQKHCIRIADEKVALATQVYDMVDAHVQQLDQYMRKLEEVRQERELATGAGVGASNADASTRSRRVAESSRGGRKKSRLAVEPPSVDLELPVDPNEPTYCICNQVSYGEMVACDNPDCKIEWFHFGCVGLKEQPKGKWYCSSCVGMQKRRKGK; encoded by the exons ATGTGGCATTGTGTTTGTCAATCCATGCCTGTTACCACTGCACCAGGCAATGACCTCTTCTCTGATATAG GTTTCGAGTCCTTGCCAGCCCTGCTGCAACGTAATTATGGATTGATGCGAGATCTAGATAAAAGTTTACAGG GAGTACAGCGGCAGAATGAACAACGCTGTGAACAAGAAATAGAGGATATTAGGCTGGGAGTTGAGTCTGGTAACATTACTCCTGATACATCACTTATCAGATTTTCTGATGAGGCTCTCGATGAACAAAAGCACTGCATCAGGATTGCTGATGAAAAAGTGGCCTTGGCCACACAGGTCTATGATATG GTTGATGCACACGTCCAACAACTTGATCAATACATGAGAAAACTTGAAGAGGTCCGGCAAG AAAGGGAACTTGCAACTGGGGCGGGTGTTGGTGCTTCAAATGCTGATGCTAGCACAAGATCTAGAAGGGTTGCTGAAAGTAGCAGAGGGGGGCGGAAGAA ATCACGATTAGCAGTGGAGCCACCAAGCGTAGATCTGGAATTACCAGTGGACCCAAATGAACCCACATACTGTATCTGCAACCAAGTTAGCTATGGGGAGATGGTTGCTTGTGACAACCCTGAT TGCAAGATTGAGTGGTTCCATTTTGGATGTGTTGGTTTGAAAGAACAACCAAAAGGAAAATGGTACTGCTCCAGTTGCGTTGGAATGCAGAAACGTAGAAAAGGTAAATGA
- the LOC103723698 gene encoding PHD finger protein ING1-like isoform X1, whose translation MKPLLKRKLEDETGIMRTMPSQQEFLGFESLPALLQRNYGLMRDLDKSLQGVQRQNEQRCEQEIEDIRLGVESGNITPDTSLIRFSDEALDEQKHCIRIADEKVALATQVYDMVDAHVQQLDQYMRKLEEVRQERELATGAGVGASNADASTRSRRVAESSRGGRKKSRLAVEPPSVDLELPVDPNEPTYCICNQVSYGEMVACDNPDCKIEWFHFGCVGLKEQPKGKWYCSSCVGMQKRRKGK comes from the exons ATGAAACCTCTTCTCAAAAGGAAATTGGAGGATGAAACAGGGATAATGAGAACGATGCCGTCCCAGCAGGAATTTCTTG GTTTCGAGTCCTTGCCAGCCCTGCTGCAACGTAATTATGGATTGATGCGAGATCTAGATAAAAGTTTACAGG GAGTACAGCGGCAGAATGAACAACGCTGTGAACAAGAAATAGAGGATATTAGGCTGGGAGTTGAGTCTGGTAACATTACTCCTGATACATCACTTATCAGATTTTCTGATGAGGCTCTCGATGAACAAAAGCACTGCATCAGGATTGCTGATGAAAAAGTGGCCTTGGCCACACAGGTCTATGATATG GTTGATGCACACGTCCAACAACTTGATCAATACATGAGAAAACTTGAAGAGGTCCGGCAAG AAAGGGAACTTGCAACTGGGGCGGGTGTTGGTGCTTCAAATGCTGATGCTAGCACAAGATCTAGAAGGGTTGCTGAAAGTAGCAGAGGGGGGCGGAAGAA ATCACGATTAGCAGTGGAGCCACCAAGCGTAGATCTGGAATTACCAGTGGACCCAAATGAACCCACATACTGTATCTGCAACCAAGTTAGCTATGGGGAGATGGTTGCTTGTGACAACCCTGAT TGCAAGATTGAGTGGTTCCATTTTGGATGTGTTGGTTTGAAAGAACAACCAAAAGGAAAATGGTACTGCTCCAGTTGCGTTGGAATGCAGAAACGTAGAAAAGGTAAATGA
- the LOC103723698 gene encoding PHD finger protein ING1-like isoform X3, with product MGFLEDFQASFESLPALLQRNYGLMRDLDKSLQGVQRQNEQRCEQEIEDIRLGVESGNITPDTSLIRFSDEALDEQKHCIRIADEKVALATQVYDMVDAHVQQLDQYMRKLEEVRQERELATGAGVGASNADASTRSRRVAESSRGGRKKSRLAVEPPSVDLELPVDPNEPTYCICNQVSYGEMVACDNPDCKIEWFHFGCVGLKEQPKGKWYCSSCVGMQKRRKGK from the exons ATGGGTTTCCTCGAAGACTTCCAAGCCA GTTTCGAGTCCTTGCCAGCCCTGCTGCAACGTAATTATGGATTGATGCGAGATCTAGATAAAAGTTTACAGG GAGTACAGCGGCAGAATGAACAACGCTGTGAACAAGAAATAGAGGATATTAGGCTGGGAGTTGAGTCTGGTAACATTACTCCTGATACATCACTTATCAGATTTTCTGATGAGGCTCTCGATGAACAAAAGCACTGCATCAGGATTGCTGATGAAAAAGTGGCCTTGGCCACACAGGTCTATGATATG GTTGATGCACACGTCCAACAACTTGATCAATACATGAGAAAACTTGAAGAGGTCCGGCAAG AAAGGGAACTTGCAACTGGGGCGGGTGTTGGTGCTTCAAATGCTGATGCTAGCACAAGATCTAGAAGGGTTGCTGAAAGTAGCAGAGGGGGGCGGAAGAA ATCACGATTAGCAGTGGAGCCACCAAGCGTAGATCTGGAATTACCAGTGGACCCAAATGAACCCACATACTGTATCTGCAACCAAGTTAGCTATGGGGAGATGGTTGCTTGTGACAACCCTGAT TGCAAGATTGAGTGGTTCCATTTTGGATGTGTTGGTTTGAAAGAACAACCAAAAGGAAAATGGTACTGCTCCAGTTGCGTTGGAATGCAGAAACGTAGAAAAGGTAAATGA
- the LOC103723697 gene encoding uncharacterized protein LOC103723697 isoform X1 has protein sequence MEPRYCKPSLKRSRAAPGSNTSPNSRVYCDSGMSRRKKVKFADSLSVQELSCEKSACSVKTETTRSPSSDRAKTSEYKYFKKLHEEAGHKCCSYEAPVQEINLKTSKERDGVANFYNSGTCKSDMSKSILPLQNVTPIAERSSFTPAMVTENCALNSLVTCKYDVNKSSLPIHSVMPISQRSIFTPAEVSWNYGRKYKHSGIFTEKRRKLLQLALQALSLEIDELRLNRSDSIFKFLHRLGTGRKSSDHEKLTKSVQKVSNDWCRSLAASKFDGPLEEVLELTGRNLFPTISTKHSRTDLLAHKCKRTDDCISFPLEYSEIQVSPTWHAIEAGFQCNKQSNWVLDEAGSSDLHAENRSTSAIEWSTEFEYMLPKFVYPIPRAFSAYLPFTEKSLVPYTKRTSTKLCDLHGQELHLELVKEQCTTRLLGWNEDIEEPGLSFGSESEMDHLPLTLYTAPNFLDQTNFYESRKIFNFSSSSNCLALPDTSHLSVNGLLSTPLHAYELEWKSSPTVDSMFKSSPTSNHEVMLQVTPHQNLDGLF, from the exons GTATGAGCAGAAGGAAAAAGGTGAAGTTTGCAGATTCTCTTAGTGTTCAAGAACTAAGTTGTGAAAAGAGTGCATGTTCAGTAAAGACGGAAACAACTCGGTCTCCAAGTT CTGATCGTGCAAAGACTTCCGAGTACAAGTATTTTAAAAAACTACATGAAGAAGCTGGTCATAAATGTTGTTCTTATGAAGCTCCTgtgcaagaaatcaatttgaagaCATCCAAAGAAAGGGATGGTGTGGCAA ATTTCTATAACTCAGGCACATGCAAATCTGATATGAGTAAGTCCATTTTGCCTCTTCAAAATGTCACGCCTATTGCTGAAAGGTCCTCTTTTACACCTGCTATGGTTACTGAAAATTGTG CATTGAATAGCTTAGTCACATGCAAATATGATGTGAACAAATCCTCATTGCCCATTCATAGTGTCATGCCTATTTCTCAAAGGTCCATATTCACACCTGCAGAGGTGTCATGGAACTATg GAAGAAAATACAAGCACAGTGGAATTTTTACTGAAAAGAGGCGTAAACTACTTCAGTTAGCATTGCAGGCGTTGTCTCTGGAAATTGATGAATTACGACTAAATAG ATCAGATTCAATTTTCAAATTCCTGCATAGGTTGGGCACTGGGAGAAAATCGAGCGAC CATGAGAAACTCACAAAGTCAGTGCAGAAGGTATCAAATGACTGGTGCCGGTCACTTGCTGCATCCAAGTTTGATGGTCCCTTGGAAGAAGTGCTTGAGTTAACAGGAAGAAACCTTTTTCCAACTATTTCCACAAAACACTCAAGAACGGATTTGCTTGCTCATAAATGCAAGAGAACAGATGATTGCATCAGTTTTCCACTGGAGTACTCTGAGATTCAGGTTTCTCCTACTTGGCATGCTATTGAAGCAGGGTTTCAGTGCAACAAGCAATCCAATTGGGTATTAGATGAAGCGGGAAGCTCAGATCTGCATGCTGAGAACAGATCAACCTCAGCTATTGAATGGAGCACAGAATTTGAATACATGTTACCCAAATTCGTTTACCCAATCCCTAGAGCTTTTTCTGCCTATCTCCCCTTCACTGAGAAATCACTTGTGCCTTATACCAAAAGAACTTCAACAAAGCTATGTGATCTCCACGGTCAAGAATTGCATTTAGAGCTGGTCAAAGAGCAGTGTACTACTCGGTTACTGGGATGGAATGAGGACATTGAAGAGCCAGGGCTATCTTTTGGTTCTGAAAGTGAGATGGATCATTTGCCCCTAACCTTGTATACTGCTCCAAATTTTCTTGATCAAACTAACTTCTATGAAAGTAGAAAGATATTCAACTTTTCCTCCAGCAGCAACTGCTTGGCGCTGCCTGATACATCTCATCTGAGTGTGAATGGTCTCCTTTCAACTCCACTGCATGCATATGAACTAGAATGGAAGAGCTCACCTACTGTTGACAGCATGTTCAAGTCTTCACCTACCAGCAACCATGAGGTGATGCTCCAAGTAACACCCCATCAAAACCTGGATGGTCTCTTTTAG
- the LOC103723697 gene encoding uncharacterized protein LOC103723697 isoform X3 translates to MEPRYCKPSLKRSRAAPGSNTSPNSRVYCDSADRAKTSEYKYFKKLHEEAGHKCCSYEAPVQEINLKTSKERDGVANFYNSGTCKSDMSKSILPLQNVTPIAERSSFTPAMVTENCALNSLVTCKYDVNKSSLPIHSVMPISQRSIFTPAEVSWNYGRKYKHSGIFTEKRRKLLQLALQALSLEIDELRLNRSDSIFKFLHRLGTGRKSSDHEKLTKSVQKVSNDWCRSLAASKFDGPLEEVLELTGRNLFPTISTKHSRTDLLAHKCKRTDDCISFPLEYSEIQVSPTWHAIEAGFQCNKQSNWVLDEAGSSDLHAENRSTSAIEWSTEFEYMLPKFVYPIPRAFSAYLPFTEKSLVPYTKRTSTKLCDLHGQELHLELVKEQCTTRLLGWNEDIEEPGLSFGSESEMDHLPLTLYTAPNFLDQTNFYESRKIFNFSSSSNCLALPDTSHLSVNGLLSTPLHAYELEWKSSPTVDSMFKSSPTSNHEVMLQVTPHQNLDGLF, encoded by the exons CTGATCGTGCAAAGACTTCCGAGTACAAGTATTTTAAAAAACTACATGAAGAAGCTGGTCATAAATGTTGTTCTTATGAAGCTCCTgtgcaagaaatcaatttgaagaCATCCAAAGAAAGGGATGGTGTGGCAA ATTTCTATAACTCAGGCACATGCAAATCTGATATGAGTAAGTCCATTTTGCCTCTTCAAAATGTCACGCCTATTGCTGAAAGGTCCTCTTTTACACCTGCTATGGTTACTGAAAATTGTG CATTGAATAGCTTAGTCACATGCAAATATGATGTGAACAAATCCTCATTGCCCATTCATAGTGTCATGCCTATTTCTCAAAGGTCCATATTCACACCTGCAGAGGTGTCATGGAACTATg GAAGAAAATACAAGCACAGTGGAATTTTTACTGAAAAGAGGCGTAAACTACTTCAGTTAGCATTGCAGGCGTTGTCTCTGGAAATTGATGAATTACGACTAAATAG ATCAGATTCAATTTTCAAATTCCTGCATAGGTTGGGCACTGGGAGAAAATCGAGCGAC CATGAGAAACTCACAAAGTCAGTGCAGAAGGTATCAAATGACTGGTGCCGGTCACTTGCTGCATCCAAGTTTGATGGTCCCTTGGAAGAAGTGCTTGAGTTAACAGGAAGAAACCTTTTTCCAACTATTTCCACAAAACACTCAAGAACGGATTTGCTTGCTCATAAATGCAAGAGAACAGATGATTGCATCAGTTTTCCACTGGAGTACTCTGAGATTCAGGTTTCTCCTACTTGGCATGCTATTGAAGCAGGGTTTCAGTGCAACAAGCAATCCAATTGGGTATTAGATGAAGCGGGAAGCTCAGATCTGCATGCTGAGAACAGATCAACCTCAGCTATTGAATGGAGCACAGAATTTGAATACATGTTACCCAAATTCGTTTACCCAATCCCTAGAGCTTTTTCTGCCTATCTCCCCTTCACTGAGAAATCACTTGTGCCTTATACCAAAAGAACTTCAACAAAGCTATGTGATCTCCACGGTCAAGAATTGCATTTAGAGCTGGTCAAAGAGCAGTGTACTACTCGGTTACTGGGATGGAATGAGGACATTGAAGAGCCAGGGCTATCTTTTGGTTCTGAAAGTGAGATGGATCATTTGCCCCTAACCTTGTATACTGCTCCAAATTTTCTTGATCAAACTAACTTCTATGAAAGTAGAAAGATATTCAACTTTTCCTCCAGCAGCAACTGCTTGGCGCTGCCTGATACATCTCATCTGAGTGTGAATGGTCTCCTTTCAACTCCACTGCATGCATATGAACTAGAATGGAAGAGCTCACCTACTGTTGACAGCATGTTCAAGTCTTCACCTACCAGCAACCATGAGGTGATGCTCCAAGTAACACCCCATCAAAACCTGGATGGTCTCTTTTAG
- the LOC103723697 gene encoding uncharacterized protein LOC103723697 isoform X2 yields MSRRKKVKFADSLSVQELSCEKSACSVKTETTRSPSSDRAKTSEYKYFKKLHEEAGHKCCSYEAPVQEINLKTSKERDGVANFYNSGTCKSDMSKSILPLQNVTPIAERSSFTPAMVTENCALNSLVTCKYDVNKSSLPIHSVMPISQRSIFTPAEVSWNYGRKYKHSGIFTEKRRKLLQLALQALSLEIDELRLNRSDSIFKFLHRLGTGRKSSDHEKLTKSVQKVSNDWCRSLAASKFDGPLEEVLELTGRNLFPTISTKHSRTDLLAHKCKRTDDCISFPLEYSEIQVSPTWHAIEAGFQCNKQSNWVLDEAGSSDLHAENRSTSAIEWSTEFEYMLPKFVYPIPRAFSAYLPFTEKSLVPYTKRTSTKLCDLHGQELHLELVKEQCTTRLLGWNEDIEEPGLSFGSESEMDHLPLTLYTAPNFLDQTNFYESRKIFNFSSSSNCLALPDTSHLSVNGLLSTPLHAYELEWKSSPTVDSMFKSSPTSNHEVMLQVTPHQNLDGLF; encoded by the exons ATGAGCAGAAGGAAAAAGGTGAAGTTTGCAGATTCTCTTAGTGTTCAAGAACTAAGTTGTGAAAAGAGTGCATGTTCAGTAAAGACGGAAACAACTCGGTCTCCAAGTT CTGATCGTGCAAAGACTTCCGAGTACAAGTATTTTAAAAAACTACATGAAGAAGCTGGTCATAAATGTTGTTCTTATGAAGCTCCTgtgcaagaaatcaatttgaagaCATCCAAAGAAAGGGATGGTGTGGCAA ATTTCTATAACTCAGGCACATGCAAATCTGATATGAGTAAGTCCATTTTGCCTCTTCAAAATGTCACGCCTATTGCTGAAAGGTCCTCTTTTACACCTGCTATGGTTACTGAAAATTGTG CATTGAATAGCTTAGTCACATGCAAATATGATGTGAACAAATCCTCATTGCCCATTCATAGTGTCATGCCTATTTCTCAAAGGTCCATATTCACACCTGCAGAGGTGTCATGGAACTATg GAAGAAAATACAAGCACAGTGGAATTTTTACTGAAAAGAGGCGTAAACTACTTCAGTTAGCATTGCAGGCGTTGTCTCTGGAAATTGATGAATTACGACTAAATAG ATCAGATTCAATTTTCAAATTCCTGCATAGGTTGGGCACTGGGAGAAAATCGAGCGAC CATGAGAAACTCACAAAGTCAGTGCAGAAGGTATCAAATGACTGGTGCCGGTCACTTGCTGCATCCAAGTTTGATGGTCCCTTGGAAGAAGTGCTTGAGTTAACAGGAAGAAACCTTTTTCCAACTATTTCCACAAAACACTCAAGAACGGATTTGCTTGCTCATAAATGCAAGAGAACAGATGATTGCATCAGTTTTCCACTGGAGTACTCTGAGATTCAGGTTTCTCCTACTTGGCATGCTATTGAAGCAGGGTTTCAGTGCAACAAGCAATCCAATTGGGTATTAGATGAAGCGGGAAGCTCAGATCTGCATGCTGAGAACAGATCAACCTCAGCTATTGAATGGAGCACAGAATTTGAATACATGTTACCCAAATTCGTTTACCCAATCCCTAGAGCTTTTTCTGCCTATCTCCCCTTCACTGAGAAATCACTTGTGCCTTATACCAAAAGAACTTCAACAAAGCTATGTGATCTCCACGGTCAAGAATTGCATTTAGAGCTGGTCAAAGAGCAGTGTACTACTCGGTTACTGGGATGGAATGAGGACATTGAAGAGCCAGGGCTATCTTTTGGTTCTGAAAGTGAGATGGATCATTTGCCCCTAACCTTGTATACTGCTCCAAATTTTCTTGATCAAACTAACTTCTATGAAAGTAGAAAGATATTCAACTTTTCCTCCAGCAGCAACTGCTTGGCGCTGCCTGATACATCTCATCTGAGTGTGAATGGTCTCCTTTCAACTCCACTGCATGCATATGAACTAGAATGGAAGAGCTCACCTACTGTTGACAGCATGTTCAAGTCTTCACCTACCAGCAACCATGAGGTGATGCTCCAAGTAACACCCCATCAAAACCTGGATGGTCTCTTTTAG